Proteins from a single region of Papaver somniferum cultivar HN1 unplaced genomic scaffold, ASM357369v1 unplaced-scaffold_70, whole genome shotgun sequence:
- the LOC113343978 gene encoding ctenidin-1-like — protein sequence MVMAVMLMVVVVINGDGVEDTDDGVNIGGCNEDDGVNGGGRGGGDGATELVVVVAKVPVDSSIYIDCLGGGGDRTGGGGGGFGGIIRGDDRTGGGISGGGAGVEVETMKMKS from the exons ATGGTGATGGcggtgatgttgatggtggtggtggtaattaaTGGTGATGGCGTCGAAGATACAGATGATGGTGTTAATATTGGTGGCTGCAATGAAGATGATGGTG TTAATGGTGGAGGACGTGGTGGTGGCGATGGGGCGACGGAGCTGGTGGTGGTAGTTGCAAAAGTTCCCGTTGATTCATCGATCTACATAGATTGTTTAGGAGGTGGTGGAGAtagaactggtggtggtggtggtggatttggGGGAATTATACGAGGTGATGATAGAACTGGTGGCGGGATTAGTGGAGGTGGCGCTGGAGTTGAggtggagacgatgaagatgaaaagtTGA